Proteins from a single region of Gorilla gorilla gorilla isolate KB3781 chromosome 16, NHGRI_mGorGor1-v2.1_pri, whole genome shotgun sequence:
- the LOC109023336 gene encoding guanine nucleotide-binding protein G(I)/G(S)/G(O) subunit gamma-10 — protein sequence MSCILYNKPARAGPSEPSAATTSSGASASALQCLVEQLKLEAGVERINVSQAAAELQQYCMQNACKDTLLVGVPAGSNPFWEPRSCALL from the exons AtgagttgtatcctttataataaaccagcaaGA GCTGGGCCCTCGGAGCCCAGCGCCGCCACCACGTCCTCTGGGGCTAGCGCGAGCGCCCTGCAGTGCCTGGTGGAGCAGCTCAAGTTGGAGGCTGGCGTGGAGAGGATCAATGTCTCTCAGGCAGCCGCAGAGCTTCAACAGTACTGTATGCAGAACGCCTGCAAGGATACCCTGCTGGTGGGTGTTCCAGCTGGAAGTAACCCCTTCTGGGAGCCCAGATCCTGTGCTTTACTCTGA